From the genome of Desulfovibrio gilichinskyi, one region includes:
- a CDS encoding bifunctional diguanylate cyclase/phosphodiesterase, with the protein MNSFLMLVDKTYSSLDASMITPESFFIKILHFLPDPSFVIDKNGIIIAWNPALEKLTGVAAEKVIGKGDFEYINLVHGTRKPGLIDIVRGCEATDLIKYQSIRRQGKSLAAEIIVQNLAHRKNTHLWVQAAPITDNTGEIIGAIETLRDVSARKQTENINLILYKISSAAKSTTDNFSLFQFIHETLKPFTEAENFYVALYDDKDETLSFPYYSDEKKCISPNERIVIKNINSLSAEVIKRRKPLLIEEKNITQYRQEGLPTLGSSAKSWLGVPLIHGNQVVGVMTIQSYKSDNTYTEQDVDLMVAISDQIASAIKRRQTEKALLASEKKFRSIFENATVAIFQTSIDGEILMANPAMERIMGYDSATQMKEQCPNASDYFHSTRDWVNLLKELLRNGAVSGKRIRIKHKDNIEKWCSINISTMYDDEGKPVLYSGTAFDSTPRIVAERNAFKHKARFMQLFESSPQAIALTDSEGNIMSTNKAFTGLFGYTTEQMAPCCENLCPSGEGAIKENFKKILSGMTFRTEDLRKHKNGRLIPVSILGYPFVYDDKISGTFIIYDDISHRKEFERKLSHQSLHDSLTGLPNRTLFLERLEQALYRSQKQPDHNFAVLMLDIDMFKRINDSLGHQAGDSLLIKVGERIKSCLRPVDTIARMGGDEYAILIEYFRTPQQVIQIIRSIRNKIRKPITVAEKEVVISTSIGIVFKTAAYEHPEHILRDADISMYKAKKQGVNKFKVFNKAMHEKALENMLIETEIRQGLPEDEFIPYFQPIYCLHTKRLAGFEALIRWNHPERGFITPDQIIPIAEETGLIVKLDRLMLQKSCHEFAAWLSEYPSSRDMFLTVNLSSGQLSRPDLADSISKTLSDTNFPSDMLKLEITESAIMERNAASTLNLKKIVEMGIRLAVDDFGTGYSSLSQLQRFPASTVKIDRSFISRMAIDHESLEIVRAVNALGHSLSMDVIAEGVETRQQLTLLKEIGCDCVQGFYFDKPQPAAVALQLIKMRSDGFCPPGLTSI; encoded by the coding sequence ATGAACTCTTTTCTGATGCTCGTAGACAAAACATATTCCAGCCTTGATGCATCCATGATTACTCCGGAATCTTTCTTCATCAAAATACTCCATTTTCTGCCGGACCCTTCATTTGTTATTGATAAAAACGGTATTATAATAGCATGGAATCCGGCACTTGAAAAACTAACAGGAGTAGCGGCAGAAAAAGTTATAGGTAAAGGCGATTTTGAATACATAAATCTTGTTCACGGCACAAGAAAACCGGGATTAATTGACATCGTTCGGGGCTGCGAGGCGACCGATCTTATTAAATATCAATCTATCAGGCGACAAGGGAAGTCTTTAGCCGCTGAAATCATAGTTCAAAACCTCGCCCATAGAAAAAATACACACCTTTGGGTTCAAGCCGCACCGATTACTGATAATACCGGCGAAATAATAGGCGCGATCGAAACACTGCGGGATGTTTCTGCCCGCAAACAAACTGAAAACATTAATCTTATCCTTTACAAAATTTCATCAGCCGCTAAATCAACTACTGACAATTTCAGTTTATTCCAATTCATACATGAAACTCTTAAGCCATTTACCGAGGCTGAAAATTTCTATGTTGCTCTTTATGACGATAAAGATGAAACCCTTTCATTTCCTTATTATTCTGACGAGAAGAAATGTATTTCACCAAACGAACGAATTGTTATCAAAAATATCAACAGCCTCAGCGCAGAAGTTATTAAACGCCGAAAACCTCTTCTGATAGAAGAAAAAAATATTACTCAGTATCGCCAAGAGGGATTGCCGACTCTCGGGTCATCAGCAAAATCATGGCTTGGAGTGCCGCTTATCCACGGTAATCAAGTCGTTGGTGTGATGACAATTCAGTCTTACAAATCTGATAATACATATACAGAACAAGACGTTGATTTAATGGTCGCAATTTCCGACCAGATAGCGTCTGCAATTAAACGCAGGCAGACTGAAAAGGCCCTGCTGGCAAGTGAAAAAAAATTCCGCTCAATATTTGAAAATGCCACTGTTGCAATTTTTCAGACATCGATTGACGGTGAGATACTCATGGCCAACCCCGCAATGGAGAGAATCATGGGCTATGATTCTGCCACACAGATGAAGGAGCAATGCCCCAATGCTTCTGATTATTTCCATAGCACGCGAGACTGGGTAAACCTGCTGAAAGAGCTGCTCAGAAATGGTGCTGTCAGCGGAAAACGCATTCGCATCAAACATAAAGATAATATAGAAAAATGGTGCTCCATCAATATTTCAACGATGTATGATGATGAAGGAAAGCCCGTTTTATATTCAGGAACCGCCTTTGATTCTACGCCGAGAATAGTGGCAGAAAGAAATGCTTTCAAACATAAAGCACGCTTCATGCAGCTTTTTGAAAGCTCACCACAGGCCATTGCTCTGACTGATTCAGAGGGAAATATAATGTCAACCAATAAAGCCTTTACCGGGCTTTTCGGATACACAACAGAACAGATGGCCCCTTGCTGTGAGAATCTCTGTCCTAGCGGTGAAGGTGCGATTAAAGAAAATTTCAAGAAGATTTTATCAGGCATGACATTTAGGACCGAAGACCTGCGCAAGCATAAGAACGGCAGATTAATTCCGGTCTCTATTCTCGGGTACCCTTTTGTTTATGATGATAAAATCTCCGGAACATTCATTATCTACGATGACATTTCGCACCGCAAAGAATTTGAGCGCAAACTCTCTCACCAATCACTGCATGATTCTCTGACAGGTCTGCCTAACCGCACTCTATTTCTTGAACGCCTTGAGCAGGCCCTTTACCGCTCACAGAAACAGCCTGATCATAATTTTGCGGTTCTTATGCTTGATATTGATATGTTCAAACGCATAAACGACAGTCTTGGGCATCAGGCAGGCGACTCTCTTTTAATTAAAGTCGGTGAAAGGATTAAAAGCTGTCTTCGCCCCGTAGATACAATCGCCAGAATGGGCGGGGACGAATATGCAATACTTATCGAATATTTCAGAACCCCTCAGCAGGTAATACAAATAATCAGGAGTATTAGAAATAAAATACGTAAGCCGATAACTGTTGCCGAAAAAGAAGTTGTTATCAGTACAAGTATTGGAATTGTCTTTAAAACTGCGGCATATGAACACCCTGAGCATATTCTGCGTGATGCAGACATAAGCATGTATAAAGCAAAAAAACAGGGTGTTAATAAGTTCAAAGTTTTCAATAAAGCTATGCATGAAAAAGCACTTGAAAATATGCTTATTGAGACAGAAATCAGACAAGGTCTTCCTGAAGATGAGTTTATTCCTTATTTCCAGCCTATTTACTGTTTACACACTAAAAGACTGGCCGGATTTGAAGCCCTTATACGCTGGAATCACCCTGAAAGAGGTTTCATAACCCCTGACCAAATAATTCCTATTGCAGAGGAAACAGGGCTGATTGTAAAACTGGACAGATTAATGCTGCAAAAATCCTGTCACGAATTTGCTGCATGGTTATCTGAATATCCTTCATCCAGAGACATGTTCCTCACTGTCAATTTATCATCAGGCCAACTTTCCCGCCCTGATCTTGCTGATTCAATTTCAAAAACACTCAGCGACACAAATTTCCCCTCAGATATGTTGAAACTTGAAATTACCGAATCCGCAATCATGGAAAGAAACGCCGCATCCACTTTAAATCTTAAAAAGATCGTCGAGATGGGCATCAGACTTGCGGTTGACGATTTCGGAACAGGCTACTCATCCCTGTCGCAATTACAAAGATTCCCTGCCTCAACAGTAAAAATTGACAGATCGTTCATCAGCCGTATGGCAATAGATCACGAGTCGCTTGAAATTGTCCGCGCAGTAAATGCTCTGGGACACAGCCTCAGCATGGATGTTATTGCTGAAGGAGTTGAAACCAGACAGCAGCTGACTCTGCTTAAAGAAATCGGTTGCGACTGTGTGCAGGGATTCTATTTTGATAAACCGCAACCGGCAGCGGTGGCATTGCAACTTATCAAAATGAGATCAGACGGATTCTGTCCGCCAGGTCTGACTTCTATTTAA
- the ilvN gene encoding acetolactate synthase small subunit, whose amino-acid sequence MQHTISALVRNRAGVLAESSAAFQKNGINITSISCGETENMDVSRMVICAQGSDEDIAKVTKDLQAMDFVIKLDDLARKDFVDRELVLLKVDVTKDSMCQLMQIFEVFRADVVGMGQKTITVELSGDQERVEGLIKMLQPIGIKSMCRTGMIALKRGDD is encoded by the coding sequence ATGCAACATACAATCTCAGCACTGGTGAGAAACAGAGCCGGAGTTCTGGCAGAATCTTCAGCTGCTTTTCAAAAAAACGGTATTAACATTACATCCATATCCTGCGGTGAAACCGAAAATATGGACGTATCAAGAATGGTTATCTGTGCGCAGGGAAGTGACGAAGACATTGCAAAGGTAACAAAAGATCTACAGGCGATGGATTTTGTGATAAAATTGGATGATCTGGCACGTAAAGATTTTGTCGACCGTGAACTTGTCTTATTAAAAGTTGATGTCACGAAAGATTCCATGTGCCAGCTTATGCAGATTTTTGAAGTTTTCAGGGCGGACGTAGTAGGCATGGGACAAAAAACTATTACGGTTGAGCTCAGCGGAGATCAGGAACGAGTCGAAGGACTTATCAAAATGCTCCAGCCTATCGGAATCAAAAGTATGTGCCGCACAGGAATGATCGCGCTTAAAAGAGGCGATGATTAA
- a CDS encoding transglutaminase domain-containing protein gives MHQSKTLYSPYKKNIESVLDTAGGNRAQIETFLYKFNNNHEKMQAAEFLTANLPPCDSATLPSELLIENLDYAFLARESTLWGKDVSWADFLNYVLPHRVSQEEAVKWRKIFYQELLPIVSKCKTMREAVLAVNLWCFSKTGFESTQRWDQNPLMTINRGYGRCEEAVIFTVCALRSVGIPARQAMVPAWQHSNDNHTWTEVLIDGKWHYLESANPDYGLDYAWFSGSVRKAPLVESYAYGNVKQPEFPVLGRRVGCTLLNTTSMYAPASRAEILVTDSDNKPLNKVTVYFSVFNYASLRPVAAKQTDENGKTSIILGPGSVFVSAAYENATAYAASTWIPGEETSRKDIQLKLSPNNKPEGTILFRFNYSDKLAQSAPAKNSEGAKKIEFDSLKKDRLAKFEGMKKGAEIFDTALSSSIAKAGLNTPEILEALNSCSEKESEFMAETIRQMETADLIKISSNELISNADLALKAREDAGKAGLKYDDKIFTQYVLSPRIMYEQLQPWRSSLYPFFRLKKGDKISDKINSVSRFVQSLSTVTRGPLGNSLTPLGVFTSNRASNDDEINIFAVAALRSAGIPARYLDEQGWAELFDGQKWTPFYPEKSSMTGKQNATAESTAYYSNWRTIKFGLNGFPKGSKPPQYFKDFTISKLENDSFFQIVEKTISGSCNENIWEISIPNGEYYLISGTRNANGEPTVSLIPIKQGQ, from the coding sequence GATTGAAACTTTTTTGTATAAATTCAATAATAATCACGAGAAAATGCAAGCGGCGGAGTTTCTAACCGCCAACCTTCCACCCTGCGACAGTGCCACGCTTCCAAGCGAATTACTCATCGAGAATCTGGATTATGCATTTCTTGCCAGAGAATCCACATTATGGGGAAAGGATGTTTCATGGGCAGATTTTTTAAATTATGTTCTGCCGCACAGAGTCAGTCAGGAAGAAGCAGTTAAGTGGCGTAAAATTTTCTATCAGGAACTTTTGCCCATTGTATCAAAGTGCAAAACCATGCGGGAAGCTGTTCTTGCGGTAAACCTGTGGTGCTTTTCAAAGACGGGATTCGAATCCACACAACGTTGGGACCAAAATCCTCTGATGACTATAAACAGAGGATACGGCCGATGCGAAGAAGCCGTTATTTTTACAGTCTGCGCGTTGAGAAGTGTAGGGATTCCGGCCCGTCAGGCAATGGTTCCTGCATGGCAGCACTCAAACGATAATCATACATGGACCGAAGTTTTAATTGATGGGAAATGGCATTATCTGGAATCTGCAAATCCTGACTACGGACTCGATTACGCTTGGTTCAGCGGATCTGTACGCAAAGCTCCGCTTGTTGAATCTTATGCATACGGCAACGTTAAGCAACCTGAGTTTCCGGTCTTGGGACGCAGAGTAGGTTGTACTCTTTTAAATACGACTTCCATGTATGCTCCAGCCAGCCGCGCTGAAATTCTTGTAACTGATAGTGACAACAAACCGCTTAACAAAGTCACAGTTTATTTTTCAGTTTTCAACTATGCATCATTGCGCCCTGTTGCGGCTAAACAAACCGATGAAAACGGGAAAACAAGCATTATTCTTGGTCCGGGATCTGTCTTTGTCTCTGCCGCATATGAAAATGCAACCGCATACGCAGCCTCAACATGGATTCCAGGAGAAGAAACTTCACGTAAAGATATTCAGCTGAAACTTTCCCCGAACAATAAACCTGAAGGAACAATTCTTTTCCGCTTTAACTACAGTGATAAACTTGCGCAATCCGCTCCTGCAAAAAATTCAGAAGGAGCTAAAAAAATTGAATTCGATTCCTTAAAAAAAGACCGACTTGCAAAATTTGAAGGTATGAAAAAAGGGGCTGAGATATTTGATACAGCTTTGTCTTCCTCCATTGCAAAAGCGGGACTGAACACTCCGGAAATACTTGAGGCCTTAAATAGCTGTTCTGAAAAAGAAAGCGAGTTTATGGCTGAAACTATTCGCCAGATGGAAACTGCCGACCTCATAAAAATCAGTTCCAATGAACTGATATCGAATGCAGATTTAGCTCTTAAAGCCAGAGAAGATGCCGGCAAAGCCGGGCTTAAATATGACGACAAAATATTCACGCAATACGTCTTAAGTCCGCGGATCATGTATGAGCAACTTCAACCATGGCGGAGTAGTTTATACCCTTTCTTCAGACTGAAAAAAGGTGATAAAATTTCAGACAAAATAAACTCTGTAAGTCGATTCGTTCAAAGCTTATCAACGGTCACCCGCGGTCCTCTGGGAAACAGCTTAACTCCCTTAGGAGTATTCACTTCCAACAGGGCATCAAATGATGACGAGATAAATATTTTTGCGGTTGCAGCTCTGCGTTCAGCAGGCATCCCTGCCAGATATCTTGATGAGCAAGGCTGGGCAGAGCTATTCGACGGACAGAAATGGACCCCGTTTTACCCTGAAAAAAGTTCCATGACAGGGAAGCAGAATGCAACGGCTGAAAGCACCGCTTATTATTCAAACTGGAGAACTATCAAGTTCGGTTTAAACGGATTTCCAAAAGGAAGTAAGCCTCCTCAATATTTTAAAGACTTCACAATTTCAAAGTTAGAAAATGATTCATTTTTTCAAATAGTGGAGAAAACAATTTCCGGATCATGTAATGAAAATATATGGGAAATCAGTATTCCTAATGGGGAATATTATCTTATAAGCGGGACGCGCAATGCTAATGGCGAGCCAACTGTTTCCCTCATTCCCATAAAACAAGGGCAATGA
- a CDS encoding bifunctional enoyl-CoA hydratase/phosphate acetyltransferase codes for MTITSLDELIKNVRRCGGKPKVAIAPCAEEFVIRSAIEANEAGIAEPIFIGNREKAAAVSKEYGLNIDGFDFYEENDDAAAVAKAVQLFKDGKAALIMKGLVSTSVVLKAILNKETGVPTKGIISHVAVFESSESERLILITDAGVNIKPNLQRKADIIRNALQVARKLGIQNPKVAVLAAIEKVNYPAMPATLDADILAKMSVEGAFGDAFVAGPLALDIAISPSAAARKGVTNLVAGHADILCTPDIESGNILYKALSTIAGKCMASVVVGSDIPVVVPSRGDSDRSKFVSIALASYLTYC; via the coding sequence ATGACTATAACTTCACTGGACGAACTCATTAAAAATGTACGCCGATGCGGCGGAAAACCTAAAGTGGCAATAGCTCCTTGCGCAGAAGAATTCGTAATAAGATCCGCCATTGAGGCCAATGAAGCAGGAATTGCCGAGCCGATATTTATAGGGAATCGTGAAAAAGCCGCTGCGGTATCAAAAGAATACGGTCTGAACATAGACGGATTCGATTTTTACGAAGAAAATGATGATGCAGCGGCCGTAGCAAAAGCTGTTCAACTTTTTAAAGACGGCAAAGCCGCACTCATTATGAAGGGTCTTGTCAGTACCAGTGTTGTATTAAAAGCAATTTTGAATAAGGAAACCGGAGTACCGACCAAAGGTATCATCAGCCATGTTGCGGTATTTGAATCATCTGAATCTGAAAGGCTTATTTTAATAACTGATGCCGGAGTTAATATTAAGCCTAACTTACAGCGAAAAGCGGATATTATCCGCAATGCACTGCAAGTGGCCCGTAAGCTTGGAATACAAAACCCTAAGGTTGCGGTCCTGGCTGCAATTGAAAAAGTGAATTATCCGGCAATGCCGGCAACTCTTGACGCAGACATACTTGCAAAAATGTCTGTTGAGGGAGCTTTCGGGGATGCATTTGTTGCCGGGCCGCTGGCTCTTGATATTGCGATCTCTCCTTCAGCTGCGGCTCGTAAAGGAGTAACAAACCTTGTTGCCGGACATGCTGATATACTCTGCACACCTGACATCGAAAGTGGTAACATCCTCTACAAAGCATTAAGTACAATCGCAGGTAAATGCATGGCAAGTGTTGTGGTAGGAAGTGATATCCCGGTGGTTGTTCCTTCCCGCGGTGATTCAGACAGATCTAAATTTGTATCAATAGCTTTAGCCAGTTACTTAACATACTGTTAG